Proteins from a single region of Pseudopedobacter saltans DSM 12145:
- a CDS encoding NifU family protein, with product MESRDNLFNEVERALDTIRPYLVADGGNVSVEEITNDNVVKLKLLGACGSCPMSFMTLKAGIEQAVKKAVPSITAVEAINLEEAGTSAV from the coding sequence ATGGAATCAAGAGATAATTTATTTAATGAGGTTGAAAGAGCGTTAGATACCATAAGACCATATTTAGTTGCCGATGGAGGAAATGTTTCAGTAGAAGAAATCACCAACGATAATGTTGTGAAGCTTAAACTATTGGGAGCATGTGGCTCTTGCCCAATGAGCTTTATGACTTTAAAAGCAGGTATAGAACAGGCCGTAAAAAAAGCTGTTCCCTCTATTACCGCTGTTGAAGCGATTAATCTGGAAGAAGCAGGTACATCAGCGGTATAA
- a CDS encoding glycoside hydrolase family 15 protein, translating into MERHIYRTGIIGNCSYIAHVHQNTNISWLCWPQFDSSFVFGTLLDDEKGGEFSILPPHKYVSNQYYLENTNILCTEITTKQGKYRITDFAPRFQQFERFFKPLMLVRKIEPLEGIPRIKIKCNPVYDYGKTKLEKQRGSNHIEYIGADEKIRLSSNVSLSYILEEKPFVLDSTKYLVFTYGKPLEAPIETTCESFLSKTKFYWRTWIKHSSIGEFYQEYVIRSALALKIHQFEDTGAIIAASTTSLPEHPGSGRNWDYRYCWLRDTYYVISALNYIGHFEETENYFDYITNISFDGGWRYQPLYSITRDDNLKERIADHLSGYLGNSPVRIGNQAYEHIQNDIYGQALISLLPLYCDHRFIFSERKDSAQLVDFALKKIENTIDETDAGIWEFRNQAYIHCYSNLFQWAGCSAAAKIARTINNSELEEKAIALMKRAAAHIEACYDPEREVYTHAVGSPFLDASTLQLIMMNYLDPNSDRAKKHLLALEKELKTENGLFYRYLHADDFGKPKSTFLICAFWYVEALACVNRIDDAIEQFEKLMSYCNHLKLFSEDIDENTGSQWGNFPQAYSHVGLMNAAHRISIKLNRPLYL; encoded by the coding sequence ATGGAAAGACACATCTATCGGACAGGAATAATCGGAAATTGCTCTTATATTGCTCACGTACATCAAAACACTAATATTTCCTGGCTATGCTGGCCCCAATTCGACAGTTCATTTGTTTTTGGGACATTATTGGACGATGAAAAAGGCGGTGAATTTTCTATTCTCCCACCACACAAATATGTTAGTAATCAGTATTATTTAGAAAACACCAACATCCTGTGTACAGAAATTACAACGAAGCAGGGTAAATACAGAATAACAGACTTCGCACCACGTTTCCAGCAATTTGAAAGATTTTTTAAGCCTTTGATGCTGGTTAGAAAAATAGAACCTTTAGAAGGCATACCCAGAATAAAAATTAAATGCAATCCGGTTTATGACTATGGGAAAACTAAACTGGAAAAGCAGCGAGGAAGTAATCACATAGAATATATCGGCGCAGACGAAAAAATCAGGCTCTCAAGCAACGTGTCTCTGTCTTATATTTTAGAAGAAAAACCTTTTGTTCTGGATAGTACAAAATATCTGGTATTTACTTATGGGAAACCTCTGGAAGCCCCAATAGAAACAACCTGCGAGAGTTTTTTAAGCAAAACCAAATTCTATTGGCGAACGTGGATAAAACATTCATCGATAGGGGAGTTTTATCAGGAATATGTTATCCGATCTGCTTTGGCTTTAAAAATCCATCAGTTTGAGGACACGGGAGCCATAATTGCTGCAAGTACAACAAGCTTACCCGAACATCCGGGAAGTGGCAGAAATTGGGATTACAGGTATTGCTGGTTAAGAGATACTTATTATGTCATCAGCGCACTAAATTATATAGGCCACTTTGAAGAAACCGAAAATTACTTCGATTATATAACAAATATATCTTTTGACGGTGGCTGGCGATATCAACCTTTATATAGCATAACGCGGGACGATAATTTAAAAGAAAGGATTGCCGATCATTTATCTGGGTATCTTGGAAACAGCCCTGTTAGAATTGGGAATCAGGCTTATGAGCATATTCAGAATGATATTTACGGACAAGCATTAATTTCCTTACTACCCCTTTATTGCGACCATCGCTTTATTTTTTCTGAAAGAAAAGACTCTGCCCAACTCGTAGACTTCGCTTTGAAAAAAATAGAAAACACGATAGATGAAACGGATGCTGGGATTTGGGAATTTAGAAATCAAGCTTATATTCATTGTTACAGTAATCTTTTTCAGTGGGCCGGCTGTAGCGCCGCAGCTAAAATTGCGAGAACAATTAATAATTCTGAATTGGAGGAGAAAGCTATCGCATTAATGAAAAGGGCTGCTGCGCATATAGAAGCTTGTTATGATCCGGAAAGAGAAGTTTATACCCATGCTGTAGGAAGTCCTTTTCTGGATGCTAGTACTTTGCAACTTATTATGATGAATTATCTGGATCCGAATTCCGACAGAGCAAAAAAACACCTTCTCGCATTGGAAAAAGAACTTAAAACTGAAAATGGGCTTTTTTACAGGTATCTGCATGCAGATGATTTCGGAAAACCAAAATCAACATTTTTGATTTGCGCTTTTTGGTATGTGGAAGCTTTGGCCTGTGTGAACAGAATTGATGATGCAATTGAGCAGTTTGAAAAATTAATGTCTTATTGTAATCACTTGAAGCTTTTTAGTGAAGATATTGATGAAAATACGGGAAGTCAATGGGGTAATTTTCCTCAGGCCTATAGTCATGTTGGTTTAATGAATGCTGCTCATCGCATTTCTATTAAATTAAACAGGCCTTTGTATTTATAA
- a CDS encoding HD domain-containing protein yields the protein MEKKITATINFVKKELTKAESGHDWFHVERVWKMAKHIAKEEKVNLLVVELAALLHDIADAKFHDGNEDIGPQKAYTFIKTIGVNEDIAIHVTNIIRYMSFKAQIGSVPFSSPEMNVVQDADRLDAIGAIGIARTFNYGGFKNRLIYDPEIKPNPNQNKEEYKNSSAPTINHFYEKLLLLKEKMNTLAGKRMAEERHRFMQNFLDQFFDEWEGNK from the coding sequence ATGGAGAAAAAAATCACCGCCACCATAAATTTTGTCAAGAAGGAACTAACGAAAGCAGAATCCGGTCATGATTGGTTTCATGTGGAACGTGTTTGGAAGATGGCGAAGCATATTGCAAAAGAGGAAAAAGTTAACCTCCTGGTAGTCGAGCTTGCCGCTTTACTTCATGATATTGCAGATGCTAAGTTCCATGACGGAAATGAAGATATAGGCCCTCAGAAAGCATATACATTTATTAAAACTATAGGAGTGAATGAAGATATTGCCATTCATGTTACCAATATTATTCGATATATGTCTTTTAAAGCTCAAATAGGCTCAGTCCCATTTTCATCGCCAGAGATGAATGTGGTACAGGATGCAGACAGACTGGATGCAATTGGAGCAATTGGTATAGCGAGGACATTTAATTATGGAGGCTTTAAAAACCGGTTAATTTATGATCCGGAAATAAAACCGAATCCGAACCAAAATAAAGAAGAATACAAGAATTCTTCAGCTCCTACAATAAATCATTTTTACGAGAAATTATTATTGTTAAAAGAGAAGATGAATACGCTAGCAGGAAAACGTATGGCGGAAGAAAGACATCGCTTTATGCAAAACTTTCTCGATCAGTTTTTTGACGAATGGGAAGGCAATAAATAG
- a CDS encoding DUF47 domain-containing protein, giving the protein MNSIFSYFIPKDKKFFPLFEKASSNLMDMADKLEALVNSDPSSDREKLHKEIERLEQKGDEITHAIYLELSKTFITPFDREDIHQLAAALDDIADYIHGSSNRMLLYNVHLMTEPVKKLGELVKEGCKEVYKAVSELKDLKNIRVITDSCVRINSIENQADYVFDKAVGELFDYEEDAKNIIKYKEVLSALETATDMCEDVANVMESILVKNA; this is encoded by the coding sequence ATGAATAGTATATTTTCTTATTTCATACCGAAAGACAAAAAGTTTTTCCCTCTCTTTGAAAAAGCAAGCTCAAATTTAATGGATATGGCTGACAAGCTGGAAGCTCTTGTAAACAGCGATCCTTCTTCAGACAGAGAGAAACTACACAAAGAAATTGAGCGCCTGGAGCAAAAGGGAGATGAAATAACACACGCTATCTATTTGGAATTAAGCAAAACGTTTATTACTCCATTTGATAGAGAAGATATTCACCAATTAGCAGCCGCTTTAGATGATATCGCTGACTATATACATGGCTCTTCGAACAGAATGTTATTATATAACGTTCATTTGATGACAGAACCCGTTAAGAAGTTAGGTGAACTTGTTAAAGAAGGATGTAAAGAAGTTTATAAAGCAGTAAGCGAACTAAAAGATCTTAAAAATATTCGTGTAATTACCGATTCTTGTGTTAGAATAAATAGTATAGAAAACCAGGCCGATTACGTTTTTGACAAAGCTGTAGGCGAATTGTTCGATTACGAAGAAGATGCTAAAAACATTATAAAATATAAAGAAGTACTTTCTGCGTTAGAAACAGCAACTGATATGTGCGAGGACGTGGCAAATGTGATGGAGTCCATTCTTGTAAAGAATGCATAA
- a CDS encoding Mrp/NBP35 family ATP-binding protein, whose amino-acid sequence MITREKVLDALRNVEDPDLKKDLVTLNMIENLVIEGNKVSFSVVLTTPACPLKEMLENACRNAVKHFVSQDAEISIHMTSRVTSPVKQFSPNIKNIIAVSSGKGGVGKSTVAANLAIGLSLNGAKVGLIDADIYGPSVPIMFGVQDAKPLASEVNGKTLIEPIEKYGVKILSLGFFTDPDQPVPWRGPMASNAVKQLFNDADWGELDYLVVDLPPGTGDIHITITQGYPISGAIIVTTPQQVAVADTTKGLGMFMMNAINVPILGIVENMSYFTPTELPDNKYYIFGKEGGKKMAEKFKVPFLGEIPLVQSVSEAGDGGQPIALDKNSIMSKIFVDLAQKVAQQIAINNGIAK is encoded by the coding sequence ATGATTACGAGAGAAAAGGTATTAGATGCTTTAAGAAATGTTGAGGATCCGGATCTGAAAAAAGATTTGGTGACTTTAAATATGATAGAAAACCTTGTAATAGAAGGAAATAAGGTTAGTTTTTCTGTTGTGCTTACTACACCTGCATGTCCATTAAAGGAAATGCTAGAGAATGCTTGTCGAAATGCAGTAAAGCATTTTGTAAGTCAGGATGCAGAAATCAGTATACATATGACAAGCCGGGTTACGTCTCCGGTAAAACAGTTCTCTCCAAATATAAAGAATATCATAGCGGTCTCATCAGGTAAGGGCGGAGTAGGAAAATCTACAGTAGCCGCAAACTTGGCGATTGGCTTAAGCTTAAATGGAGCAAAAGTGGGTTTAATTGATGCGGATATTTACGGACCGTCTGTTCCGATTATGTTTGGTGTACAAGATGCTAAGCCTCTTGCTTCTGAAGTTAACGGAAAAACTTTAATAGAACCTATTGAGAAATATGGAGTTAAAATACTTTCATTAGGATTCTTTACAGACCCAGATCAGCCTGTACCTTGGAGAGGTCCAATGGCTTCAAACGCAGTTAAGCAATTATTTAACGATGCAGACTGGGGCGAATTGGATTATCTTGTAGTAGATCTACCTCCGGGAACTGGGGATATTCATATCACTATCACACAGGGCTATCCAATTTCGGGAGCTATTATTGTTACCACCCCTCAGCAGGTTGCTGTGGCTGATACTACTAAAGGTTTGGGAATGTTTATGATGAACGCTATCAATGTTCCAATCTTGGGTATAGTAGAGAATATGTCATATTTCACCCCTACGGAATTGCCTGATAATAAATATTATATCTTTGGTAAAGAGGGAGGAAAAAAAATGGCAGAAAAATTTAAAGTACCATTTTTAGGAGAGATACCATTGGTACAGAGTGTCAGCGAAGCTGGTGATGGAGGCCAACCAATTGCATTGGACAAAAACAGTATCATGTCCAAAATATTTGTTGATCTGGCGCAAAAAGTAGCACAGCAAATAGCTATTAATAACGGAATTGCAAAATAG
- the def gene encoding peptide deformylase, with amino-acid sequence MKLPIVAYGDPVLKKVAVDIEKDYPELPALIENMFETMDNANGVGLAAPQIGLSIRLFVIDATPFADEDASLASFKKIFINPIITDESGKEWKFNEGCLSIPDIREDVSRKEQITISYFDENWIHHEDTFNGLAARVIQHEYDHIQGKLFTDRISPLKKAMLKGKLDAIVKGNVNPGYRMKFAKAKRK; translated from the coding sequence ATGAAATTACCAATAGTTGCGTACGGTGACCCAGTTTTAAAGAAAGTCGCTGTTGATATAGAAAAAGACTATCCAGAGCTTCCTGCTCTTATAGAAAATATGTTTGAAACCATGGATAACGCAAATGGTGTGGGTTTGGCTGCCCCTCAGATTGGGTTATCTATTAGATTATTTGTAATTGACGCGACTCCTTTTGCAGATGAGGATGCTTCTTTGGCCAGTTTTAAAAAGATATTTATCAATCCAATAATTACCGACGAAAGTGGTAAGGAGTGGAAGTTTAACGAAGGTTGTTTAAGTATTCCGGATATTAGAGAAGATGTTTCTAGAAAAGAGCAAATTACCATTTCTTATTTTGATGAAAACTGGATTCATCATGAAGATACATTTAACGGATTGGCAGCGAGAGTTATCCAACACGAATACGACCACATCCAGGGTAAGTTATTTACAGACAGAATAAGCCCTTTAAAGAAAGCTATGTTAAAAGGGAAATTAGATGCTATTGTTAAAGGAAATGTAAATCCTGGCTACCGCATGAAGTTTGCCAAAGCCAAAAGAAAATAA
- a CDS encoding biosynthetic peptidoglycan transglycosylase codes for MSSFFSRSGLRKFKKPLIIGLSIVVGLFLCVGTYAYLKRETLLNKAVSKAIVLAKSQYNLNVNFGHYGFSGFSAVNFKQITVVPEDRDSLAKIDDLTVDVKLFPLIFGKIKIAELYLNNGNINLVKKDSISNYDFLFRKDSSKKSDNKEVDFAGFVNKLVHQVLDKIPEDMAVRNFNISYKSDTSSVTIFTPEAKIINKELFSKIEINGKAAVWHVNGFVDPSDERIDLKLFAENNKVELPILEQKYGLKLNFDTVETVLKSVRKHGKTLDIEGNWSIKNLLINHPKISSDNVIVPNASVDAKFIIGKDFFSIDSSTVVKAGLAEFNPFVKITLRPHKTYALKLNIPQQKAQNILDAFPVGLFESLEGLKVAGDIGYNLDFYFDTKLPDSVTLNSTLSPSKDFRIVQYGKTNLQKINGDFVYTPYEKGKPVRDILVSDANPNFVHLENISPNLKNALLTAEDPSFFSHRGFVEKSIKQSITTNFKSKSFKRGGSTISMQLVKNVFLNRNKTIARKVEEMLIVWLIENQKLSTKSRMFEVYLNIIEWGRNIYGIKEAANYYFGKYPSDLSVGESIYLASIVPKPKSSLYAWQSDGSLKPYLHGYFNLIGKLMAMKGYVERDSSSYGFYGVRLRESLRQQIAPADSLATDSLNEDSDEDIFKFFNIKKDSVTQAALKLKEIFGGKKDTIEKSAKELRQERRQKRREARNKE; via the coding sequence ATGAGCAGTTTTTTTAGCAGATCAGGATTGAGAAAATTTAAGAAGCCTCTTATAATCGGCCTTTCTATAGTCGTAGGTCTATTTCTTTGTGTGGGCACTTATGCTTATTTGAAAAGAGAAACTTTGTTAAATAAGGCTGTTTCAAAAGCCATTGTTCTTGCGAAATCACAATATAATTTAAATGTCAATTTTGGACATTATGGATTTAGCGGCTTTTCCGCAGTGAATTTTAAACAGATTACTGTAGTTCCCGAGGACAGAGATTCTCTTGCTAAAATTGATGATCTGACCGTGGACGTAAAGCTTTTCCCTCTGATATTTGGAAAAATAAAAATAGCTGAACTGTATCTTAACAATGGAAATATAAATCTTGTAAAGAAAGACAGTATCAGCAATTATGACTTTCTTTTCAGAAAAGATTCATCAAAAAAATCAGATAATAAAGAAGTCGATTTTGCTGGCTTTGTCAACAAACTGGTACATCAGGTATTAGATAAAATACCGGAAGACATGGCTGTTAGAAACTTTAATATTTCTTATAAAAGCGACACCTCATCGGTGACTATTTTCACTCCCGAAGCTAAAATTATAAATAAGGAGTTGTTTTCTAAGATAGAAATCAATGGCAAAGCCGCTGTTTGGCATGTAAATGGATTCGTCGATCCGTCCGATGAGAGGATAGACTTGAAGCTTTTTGCAGAAAATAACAAAGTTGAACTTCCGATTTTGGAACAAAAATACGGTCTTAAACTTAACTTCGACACCGTGGAAACGGTTTTAAAAAGTGTAAGAAAACATGGCAAAACACTGGATATTGAAGGGAATTGGTCTATAAAGAATCTTTTAATTAACCATCCAAAAATTTCATCTGATAATGTTATTGTTCCCAACGCTAGCGTCGACGCGAAGTTTATCATCGGAAAAGATTTCTTTTCTATAGACAGTTCTACAGTTGTAAAGGCCGGCTTGGCAGAGTTTAATCCTTTTGTAAAGATCACCTTGCGGCCACATAAAACCTATGCTTTAAAACTGAATATACCACAACAGAAAGCTCAAAATATATTGGATGCATTCCCTGTGGGCCTTTTCGAATCTTTGGAAGGCTTAAAAGTTGCGGGTGATATTGGTTATAATCTGGATTTCTATTTTGATACCAAACTTCCTGATAGCGTTACGTTAAACTCTACCTTAAGTCCAAGTAAAGATTTTAGAATTGTGCAGTATGGAAAAACCAATCTTCAAAAAATAAATGGAGATTTTGTATATACTCCTTACGAAAAGGGTAAGCCTGTAAGAGATATTTTGGTTTCAGATGCTAATCCTAATTTCGTTCATCTGGAAAATATATCACCAAATCTTAAAAATGCACTTTTAACCGCAGAAGATCCATCGTTTTTTTCTCACAGAGGGTTTGTTGAAAAATCAATAAAACAATCCATTACTACTAATTTTAAATCGAAATCCTTTAAAAGAGGCGGGAGTACCATATCAATGCAACTGGTAAAAAATGTTTTTCTAAACAGAAACAAGACTATTGCCAGAAAAGTTGAGGAAATGTTGATTGTTTGGCTTATCGAAAATCAAAAGCTAAGTACTAAATCAAGAATGTTCGAAGTATATCTGAATATTATTGAATGGGGAAGAAATATATACGGGATAAAGGAAGCGGCTAATTATTACTTTGGTAAGTATCCGTCTGATCTTAGCGTTGGCGAAAGTATTTATCTAGCAAGCATTGTCCCAAAACCAAAATCTTCTTTATACGCCTGGCAATCGGACGGCTCTTTGAAGCCTTATTTACATGGCTATTTTAATCTTATAGGTAAGCTTATGGCCATGAAAGGCTATGTAGAGCGAGATTCCAGCTCATATGGGTTTTATGGTGTAAGATTACGAGAAAGTTTAAGACAACAGATAGCGCCTGCCGACAGCTTAGCTACTGATAGCCTTAATGAGGATTCGGATGAAGACATTTTTAAATTCTTTAATATCAAGAAGGATTCGGTAACACAAGCCGCTTTAAAATTAAAGGAAATCTTTGGTGGGAAGAAAGATACTATCGAAAAATCTGCAAAAGAACTTCGCCAGGAAAGGCGGCAAAAACGGAGGGAGGCTAGGAATAAAGAGTAG
- a CDS encoding inorganic phosphate transporter, with protein sequence MVTTLLVIVIIMAIAFDYINGFHDAANSIATIVSTKVLTPFQAVLWAALFNFAAYFYFTDHKVANTIAKTVVEDYINLEVILAGLSAAIGWNLFTWYYGIPSSSSHTLIGGFAGAGIAHALVLGDNVLEAINLSPILKTVSFIVLAPVIGALISVIITLIIINIARYARPSTAEKWFKRLQLVSSAALSFAHGGNDAQKVMGIIYVSLVAGGVLVNGDHMPEWIPLVCYAAIAFGTMSGGWKIVKTMGTKITKVTALEGVSAETAGAVTLGITEHFGIPVSTTHTITGSIIGVGITKSFSAVKWGVTYSLIWAWVLTIPVSATFAGILYAVIHYIFG encoded by the coding sequence ATGGTAACAACACTTCTTGTAATTGTAATCATAATGGCTATTGCTTTTGATTACATTAACGGTTTCCATGATGCAGCTAATTCAATTGCGACAATTGTTTCTACAAAGGTATTAACTCCTTTTCAGGCAGTATTATGGGCAGCACTTTTCAACTTTGCTGCATATTTTTATTTCACAGATCATAAGGTTGCCAATACAATAGCGAAAACGGTTGTAGAAGACTATATCAACTTAGAAGTAATTTTAGCAGGTTTAAGCGCAGCTATTGGCTGGAACTTATTTACCTGGTATTATGGTATTCCTTCCAGCTCGTCTCATACGCTTATTGGTGGTTTTGCCGGTGCAGGTATAGCGCATGCTCTGGTATTAGGAGATAATGTTTTAGAGGCAATCAACCTATCCCCTATCCTAAAAACAGTTTCATTTATCGTTTTGGCCCCTGTTATTGGTGCTTTGATATCGGTAATCATTACTTTAATAATTATTAATATCGCGAGATACGCCAGACCATCAACAGCCGAGAAGTGGTTCAAAAGACTACAATTGGTATCTTCTGCAGCATTAAGTTTTGCTCATGGAGGTAACGATGCTCAGAAAGTTATGGGAATTATCTACGTTTCGTTGGTAGCAGGTGGGGTATTGGTAAATGGCGATCATATGCCAGAATGGATTCCTTTAGTGTGTTATGCTGCGATAGCTTTTGGAACGATGAGTGGCGGTTGGAAAATCGTTAAAACAATGGGAACAAAAATCACTAAAGTTACAGCTTTGGAAGGCGTAAGTGCTGAAACGGCAGGTGCTGTTACTCTAGGTATTACAGAACATTTCGGAATTCCAGTTTCTACAACGCATACAATCACAGGATCGATTATAGGTGTGGGTATTACAAAAAGCTTTTCAGCCGTAAAATGGGGTGTTACCTATAGCTTAATTTGGGCTTGGGTTTTAACAATTCCGGTTTCTGCAACATTTGCAGGGATTTTATACGCTGTAATCCATTACATTTTTGGATAA
- a CDS encoding sensor histidine kinase yields the protein MKLRTLVFLNALAVSLSIGIVNYYFQHSWFYFAITSFISLFVSFIVFYILMEKYVYSKIKIIYKLIHSLKLGKDLKDALGEYVSPDPINDVEQEVKEWAKEKKIEIDELKREAIFRKEFLTNLSHELKTPLFSIGGYLEVLEDSDLTDVEETQRFLKKISNNVDRLSILIKDLDEISKLESGEIPLNIKKFDITVLIKEVLELMELEAEKHHIELLFKQKYDVPTFVMADRDKIRQVLVNLIGNSIKYGKENGTTFVTVFEMHDQILVEVTDNGIGIEEKNLKRLFERFFRTDFSRSRNIGGSGLGLAIVKHIVEAHDQAINVRSTPGIGSTFGFTLQKAKTPLSTIPLIKDL from the coding sequence ATGAAGCTTCGGACGCTTGTTTTTTTAAATGCATTGGCGGTATCCCTGTCTATCGGAATTGTCAATTACTATTTTCAGCACAGTTGGTTTTATTTTGCGATTACGTCTTTTATCTCCCTGTTTGTAAGTTTCATTGTGTTTTACATATTGATGGAAAAGTACGTTTATTCTAAAATTAAAATCATATACAAGCTAATCCATAGTTTAAAATTGGGTAAAGATCTAAAAGATGCTTTGGGAGAGTATGTTTCTCCCGATCCTATTAACGATGTAGAACAGGAAGTGAAGGAGTGGGCTAAAGAAAAGAAAATAGAGATTGATGAGCTTAAAAGAGAGGCAATTTTTAGGAAGGAATTTCTTACTAACTTATCTCATGAGTTGAAAACGCCCCTGTTTTCTATTGGCGGATACTTGGAGGTATTAGAAGATAGCGACTTGACTGATGTGGAAGAAACTCAAAGATTTTTGAAAAAGATTTCTAATAATGTAGACCGGCTTAGTATTTTGATAAAGGATCTTGATGAAATTTCTAAACTCGAAAGCGGGGAGATTCCTTTAAATATCAAGAAATTTGATATCACTGTATTAATAAAAGAAGTGTTGGAGTTGATGGAGCTTGAAGCGGAGAAGCATCATATTGAGTTGCTCTTTAAGCAAAAATACGATGTGCCGACATTTGTAATGGCGGATAGGGATAAAATAAGGCAGGTATTGGTAAATCTTATTGGAAACTCTATAAAATATGGAAAAGAGAATGGAACAACATTTGTCACCGTTTTCGAAATGCATGATCAAATTCTTGTGGAGGTGACAGATAATGGTATTGGGATAGAGGAAAAAAATTTAAAAAGACTTTTCGAAAGATTTTTCAGAACAGATTTTAGCAGGTCAAGAAATATAGGAGGTTCAGGTTTGGGGCTTGCTATTGTAAAGCATATTGTAGAAGCACATGATCAAGCCATTAATGTGAGAAGTACGCCAGGAATCGGTTCAACGTTTGGATTTACTTTACAAAAAGCGAAAACTCCTTTATCGACAATACCATTAATTAAAGATTTGTAA